A genomic segment from Phragmites australis chromosome 6, lpPhrAust1.1, whole genome shotgun sequence encodes:
- the LOC133922701 gene encoding spliceosome-associated protein 130 A-like, which yields MYLYSLTLQRATGAVCAVIGSFSGRDSKKSAASGSASTQEIAVARGSTLDLLRPDPETGRLRTLLSVDVFGVIRSLAQFRLTGATKDYLVVGSDSGRLVILEYSPDRNRLDKVHQETFGKSGCRRIVPGQLLAVDPKGRALCIAALEKQKLVYVLNRDAAARLTISSPLEAHKSNTLTFSLAALDCGFDNPIFAAIELEYAESDRDPTGQAANQAQKLLTFYELDLGLNHVSRKASEPIDNGANLLVTVPGGGDGPSGLLVCCDNFVLYRNQGHPEVRAVIPRRADLPAERGVLIVAAATHRQKSLFFFLLQTEYGDIFKVDLEHSGDTVTELRIKYFDTIPVTSAICVMRSGFLFAASEFGNHALYQFRDIGRDADVESSSATLMETEEGFQPVFFQPRALKNLVRIDEIESLMPVMDMRVANLFDEETPQVFTACGRGPRSTLRILRPGLAISEMARSMLPAEPIAVWTVKKNINDMFDAYIVVSFANVTLVLSIGETIEEVSDSQFLDTTHSLAVTLLGEDSLMQVHPNGIRHIREDGRVNEWRTPGKKTITKVGSNRLQVVIALSGGELIYFEMDMTGQLMEVEKQDMSGDVACLAIAPVPEGRQRSRFLAVGSYDNTIRILSLDPDDCLQPLSVQSVSSAPESLLFLEVQASVGGDDGADYPANLFLNAGLQNGVLFRTNVDMVTGQLSDTRSRFLGLRPPKLFPCIVSHRQAMLCLSSRPWLGYIHQGHFLLTPLSCDTLESAASFSSDQCSEGVVAVAGDALRIFTIERLGETFNETTIPLRYTPRKFVILPKKKYIAVIESDKGAFSAEEREAAKKECIEASGAAENGSANNGDQMENGVGQEDGAEEGNTFPDEQYGYPKAESERWVSCIRILDPRSRDTTYLMELQDNEAAVSICTVNFHDKEHGTLLAVGTAKGLQFWPKRTLAGGFIHIYKFVDEGRSLELLHKTQVEEVPLALCQFQGRLLAGVGSVLRLYDLGKKKLLRKCENKLFPRTIVSIHTYRDRIYVGDMQESFHYCKYRRDENQLYIFADDSVPRWLTAAQHIDFDTMAGADKFGNIYFARLPQDISDEIEEDPTGGKIKWEQGKLNGAPNKVEEIVQFHVGDVVTCLQKASLIPGGGECLIYGTVMGSVGALLAFTSREDVDFFSHLEMHLRQEHPPLCGREHMAYRSAYFPVKDVIDGDLCEQYPSLPADMQRKIADELDRTPGEILKKLEDIRNKII from the exons ATGTACCTCTACAGCCTGACGCTGCAGCGCGCGACGGGCGCGGTGTGCGCCGTCATCGGCAGCTTCAGCGGCCGCGACTCGAAGAAGTCGGCCGCGTCCGGGTCCGCCTCCACGCAGGAGATCGCCGTCGCCCGGGGCAGCACGCTCGACCTCCTCCGCCCCGACCCGGAGACCGGCCGCCTCCGCACGCTCCTCTCCGTCGACGTCTTCGGCGTCATCCGCTCACTCGCGCAGTTCCGCCTCACCGGCGCCACCAAGGACTACCTTGTCGTCGGTTCTGACTCCGGTCGCCTTGTCATCCTCGAGTACTCCCCCGACCGCAACCGTCTCGACAAGGTGCACCAGGAGACCTTCGGCAAGTCCGGGTGCCGCCGCATCGTCCCCGGCCAGCTCCTTGCCGTAGACCCCAAGGGCCGCGCGCTCTGCATCGCTGCGCTCGAGAAGCAGAAGCTCGTCTACGTCCTCAACCGCGACGCCGCCGCGCGCCTCACCATCTCGTCCCCGCTCGAGGCGCACAAGTCCAACACGCTCACCTTCTCCCTTGCCGCTCTCGACTGCGGATTCGACAACCCCATCTTCGCCGCCATCGAGCTCGAGTACGCTGAGTCTGACCGCGACCCCACGGGGCAGGCTGCTAACCAGGCACagaagctcctcaccttctaCGAGCTTGACCTGGGGCTCAACCATGTCTCCCGCAAGGCCTCTGAGCCGATAGATAATGGTGCCAATCTTCTTGTGACTGTCCCGGGTGGAGGAGACGGTCCGAGCGGTCTTCTCGTGTGCTGTGACAACTTCGTGCTGTACCGGAACCAGGGGCACCCAGAGGTTCGGGCTGTTATTCCACGCCGTGCTGACCTCCCGGCTGAGCGTGGTGTCCTCattgttgctgctgctacaCACAGACAGAAgagtttgttcttcttcttactACAGACTGAGTATGGTGATATCTTCAAGGTTGACCTTGAACATAGTGGTGATACTGTTACTGAGCTCAGGATCAAGTACTTCGACACCATACCTGTGACATCAGCTATCTGTGTGATGCGATCAGGATTCCTCTTTGCCGCTTCTGAGTTCGGCAACCATGCACTTTACCAGTTCCGTGATATTGGTCGGGATGCGGATGTCGAGTCCTCTTCAGCAACACTGATGGAAACAGAGGAGGGGTTCCAGCCTGTTTTCTTTCAACCAAGGGCACTCAAGAACCTCGTCCGCATAGACGAGATTGAGAGCCTCATGCCAGTCATGGATATGCGTGTTGCAAATTTGTTTGATGAGGAAACACCCCAGGTGTTCACAGCTTGTGGCCGTGGTCCACGCTCCACACTGCGCATCCTGAGGCCTGGCCTTGCCATCAGTGAGATGGCCCGATCAATGCTGCCTGCTGAGCCTATTGCTGTGTGGACTGTCAAGAAGAATATCAATGACATGTTTGATGCATACATTGTTGTGTCCTTCGCTAATGTTACGCTTGTGCTCTCTATTGGTGAGACTATTGAAGAAGTCAGCGACAGCCAGTTCCTGGACACCACACACTCTCTTGCGGTCACACTCCTTGGTGAGGACTCTCTCATGCAGGTCCACCCGAATGGTATCAGGCACATCAGGGAGGATGGCCGTGTCAATGAATGGAGGACGCCTGGAAAGAAAACTATTACAAAAGTTGGATCAAACAGGCTCCAGGTGGTAATTGCCCTCAGTGGTGGAGAACTTATCTACTTTGAGATGGACATGACAGGTCAGCTCATGGAGGTGGAGAAGCAGGACATGTCTGGTGATGTTGCTTGCTTGGCCATTGCGCCGGTGCCTGAGGGGAGGCAAAGATCCAGATTCCTTGCAGTAGGATCCTATGATAACACCATTCGTATCCTCTCCCTGGACCCTGATGACTGCTTGCAGCCTCTAAGCGTCCAAAGTGTCTCATCAGCTCCGGAGTCACTCCTGTTCCTGGAGGTCCAGGCATCAGTTGGTGGTGATGATGGTGCAGACTATCCAGCTAACCTTTTCCTCAACGCTGGCTTGCAGAACGGTGTCCTTTTCCGGACCAATGTTGACATGGTTACTGGTCAGTTATCGGACACACGGTCTCGGTTCCTTGGCCTGAGACCTCCAAAGCTGTTCCCCTGTATTGTTAGCCACAGGCAAGCAATGCTTTGTCTGTCCAGTCGTCCTTGGCTGGGCTATATACATCAAGGTCACTTCCTCCTGACACCACTGTCCTGCGATACGCTTGAATCTGCAGCATCCTTTTCTTCTGATCAGTGCTCAGAAGgtgttgttgctgttgctggaGATGCCCTACGTATTTTCACCATCGAACGCCTGGGAGAGACTTTCAATGAGACGACCATTCCTCTGCGCTACACCCCGAGGAAGTTTGTGATTCTACCAAAGAAAAAATACATTGCTGTCATTGAGAGCGATAAGGGTGCATTCAGCGCAGAGGAGCGAGAAGCTGCTAAGAAAGAGTGCATCGAGGCTTCTGGTGCAGCGGAAAATGGAAGTGCAAATAACGGGGATCAGATGGAGAATGGTGTTGGCCAAGAAGATGGTGCTGAGGAGGGCAACACATTTCCTGATGAACAGTACGGTTATCCAAAGGCAGAGTCAGAGAGGTGGGTTTCCTGCATTAGGATCCTCGATCCAAGGAGTAGGGACACGACTTATCTGATGGAATTGCAGGACAATGAGGCAGCTGTCAGCATTTGTACTGTGAATTTCCATGATAAGGAGCATGGTACTCTCCTGGCTGTTGGCACTGCCAAGGGATTGCAGTTCTGGCCAAAGAGGACCCTTGCTGGTGGGTTCATCCATATATACAAGTTTGTGGATGAAGGGAGGTCACTTGAACTTCTACACAAGACACAAGTGGAGGAAGTACCTCTTGCATTGTGCCAGTTCCAGGGACGGTTACTTGCAGGTGTTGGTTCAGTGCTCAGATTGTATGATCtggggaaaaaaaaattgctcagGAAGTGTGAAAACAAGCTTTTCCCGAGGACAATAGTGTCTATACATACCTACCGTGATAGGATTTACGTTGGTGATATGCAAGAG TCATTTCACTATTGCAAGTACAGACGGGATGAAAACCAACTGTATATCTTCGCTGATGACAGTGTCCCCAGATGGCTTACAGCAGCACAACACATAGATTTTGACACTATGGCTGGAGCAGATAAGTTTGGGAATATATATTTTGCTCGTCTTCCTCAGGATATCTCGGATGAGATTGAAGAAGACCCAACTGGAGGCAAGATTAAATGGGAGCAAGGGAAGTTAAATGGTGCCCCTAACAAAGTGGAGGAAATCGTGCAGTTTCACGTTGGTGATGTTGTCACATGTTTGCAGAAGGCCTCTCTAATTCCTGGTGGAGGTGAATGTCTTATTTATGGGACTGTGATGGGCAGTGTGGGAGCACTACTTGCATTCACCTCCAGGGAAGATGTTGACTTCTTCTCTCACTTGGAGATGCATCTCCGTCAGGAGCATCCACCATTATGTGGAAGAGAACACATGGCTTACAGATCTGCTTATTTTCCGGTGAAG GATGTGATAGATGGTGATCTCTGTGAGCAGTACCCATCCCTCCCAGCTGATATGCAGAGGAAGATTGCTGATGAGCTCGACAGAACTCCTGGTGAAATCCTGAAGAAGCTAGAAGACATCAGGAACAAAATCATCTAA